GCCACCCTGGCCCTGATCGCCGCGGTCTCGCTGCTCATCCGCAGGCCCTTCACCCTGGGCATCGCCAAGCGCACCACGCCGCGCGAGGTCTGGGGGCTGCGCCCCTTCGTGCGGGCCAACACCGTCATCACCGCCGTCTGGACGGCCGCCTTCGCGCTGACCGCCGGTGTGCTCGCGCTCCTCGCCCACGCCGGGCAGGGCCACTCGACGGCCGCCACGGCCGTCCAGGTCGCCGGGTTCGTCGTCCCGATGCTGTTCACCTCCCGCTACGTCGCCTCCCTCCGGACCGAGGCCGGTGCCCGATGACCTCCTCCACCGCTCCCCGCCACCTCTCCGGCAACTACGCCCCCGTCACGGAGGAGCTGACCGCGCACGAGCTGCCCGTCACCGGCCGGATCCCCGAGGAGCTGACCGGCTGGTACCTGCGCAACGGGCCGAACCCGGCCGACGCCGCCTCCGGCCACTGGTTCTTCGGCGACGGCATGGTCCACGGCGTGCGCCTCGAAGGGGGCCGGGCCGTCTCGTACCGCAACCGCTGGGTCCGCACGAGCGCGTTCACCGACGGGGCCCGGATGTACGACGAGCGGGGCCGGCGGGACCTCACCGCCGGGCCGGCCAACACCCACGTCGTCCGGCACGCGGGCCGCACCCTCGCCCTCGTCGAGACGGCCCTGCCCCACGAGCTCACCCCCGCGCTGGACACCGTCGGCCCGTACGACTTCGGCGGCCGGCTGACGACCGCGATGACCGCGCACCCCAAGGCCTGCCCCCTCACCGGGGAGCTGCACTTCTTCGGCTACGGGATCGCGGAGGCCCCGTACCTCACCTACCACCGGGCCGACGCCTCCGGCGAGCTGACGGTCAGCCGGCCGGTGGAGGTGCCGGGGCCGACGATGATGCACGATTTCGCCCTCACCGCCGGGCACGTCGTCTTCCTGGACCTTCCGGTGGTCCTCGACCTCGGCCTCGTCGGCACCGGCACGATGCCGTACCGCTGGGACGACGGCTACGGGGCCCGGATCGGCGTGCTGCGCCGCGACGACCCGTACGGGCGGGTGCGCTGGTTCGCCCTCGACCCCTGCTACGTGTTCCACGTGCTCAACGCGTACGACGCGGCGGACGGGACGATCGTCGTGCACGTCATGCGCTACCCCGAGCTGTGGCGGCGCGCCGCGGACGGGACCGTCGACCGGGGCCGGGAGGCCGTGCTGTGGAAGTGGACGGTCGACCCCGCCACGGGGACCGTCCGGGAGGAGCAGTGCGACGACCGGCCGGGCGAGTTCCCGAGGACGGACGACCGGCTGGTCGGGCTGCGGGCGACGCACGGGCACGTGACCTGCGGGAACTCGCTGGTGCGCTACGACCTGGACGCGGGGGCGTCCGTCGGCCACGACTTCGGGCCGGCCCGCACGCCCGGTGAGGCCGCGT
The DNA window shown above is from Streptomyces vietnamensis and carries:
- a CDS encoding carotenoid oxygenase family protein; translation: MTSSTAPRHLSGNYAPVTEELTAHELPVTGRIPEELTGWYLRNGPNPADAASGHWFFGDGMVHGVRLEGGRAVSYRNRWVRTSAFTDGARMYDERGRRDLTAGPANTHVVRHAGRTLALVETALPHELTPALDTVGPYDFGGRLTTAMTAHPKACPLTGELHFFGYGIAEAPYLTYHRADASGELTVSRPVEVPGPTMMHDFALTAGHVVFLDLPVVLDLGLVGTGTMPYRWDDGYGARIGVLRRDDPYGRVRWFALDPCYVFHVLNAYDAADGTIVVHVMRYPELWRRAADGTVDRGREAVLWKWTVDPATGTVREEQCDDRPGEFPRTDDRLVGLRATHGHVTCGNSLVRYDLDAGASVGHDFGPARTPGEAAFAPAADGSSAGWLMTYVHDAGSGRSDLVVLDADDLTAGPVAVIHLPARVPHGFHGNWLPDLP